One Centroberyx gerrardi isolate f3 chromosome 6, fCenGer3.hap1.cur.20231027, whole genome shotgun sequence genomic region harbors:
- the snrpd2 gene encoding small nuclear ribonucleoprotein Sm D2 → MSLLTKPKSEMTPEELQKREEEEFNTGPLSVLTQSVKNNTQVLINCRNNKKLLGRVKAFDRHCNMVLENVKEMWTEVPKSGKGKKKSKPVNKDRYISKMFLRGDSVIVVLRNPLITGK, encoded by the exons AT gagtcTGTTAACCAAGCCCAAGTCAGAGATGACTCCCGAGGAGCTCCAGAaacgggaggaggaggagttcaACACCGGCCCCCTGTCTGTGCTCACCCAGTCAGTCAAGAACAACACACAGGTCCTCATCAACTGTCGCAACAACAAGAAGCTGCTTGGAAGAGTCAAGGCTTTTGACAG GCACTGCAACATGGTCCTAGAgaatgtgaaggagatgtgGACAGAAGTCCCCAAGAGcggaaaaggaaagaagaagtcCAAGCCAGTGAATAAGGACCGCTACATTTCTAAGATGTTCCTTAGGGGCGACTCTGTCATCGTCGTGCTGAGAAATCCCCTGATCACAGGGAAATGA